In Platichthys flesus chromosome 6, fPlaFle2.1, whole genome shotgun sequence, the genomic stretch ATGTAAAGAAATATGTTTTGGTCAGATGATCAGAGAGGTGAGAAGCAAACcagctgtttgtgtggtttcagAGGATGCCGCAGACCTAGAGAGCATCGAGCTGGTGGCTAACGAGGTTCTAGCGATGCAGATGCCGACTACGCCAGCACAGCTGCAAAACCTCACAGAAGAGATCCGACAGAAGGTGGGAGAGCTGGGACATGTGGAGACCATACTGCAGCAGAGTACTGACAACATCCAGAGAGCTGAGAACCTGCTGGACCAGGCCCGTCGCGCCAGGTAAGTCCTGCATGTACATCCAGAGCTGTGTTTGAAACCCAGATGGACAAATGAGATCCCATCTGTCTGTTTCAGCATTGTCCTCGGTCTGTGACTCCATTTGTTGTGAAGGAAGATTCTCACCTCTCCAACACTTGACTTCTTCTGTTGCTCAGCGAGGAGGCAGCTGAGGTGAAGGACTCtgcagagaagatgaagaaagctCTGGAAGAAGCTCGGAGAGCTCAGAGCGCAGCCAGCAGCGCCATCCAGCAGGCGGCCGCCGACATCCAGAACACCAACACCCTGCTGGCCACGGTCCGTTACTACAACTCTCTGTTAACCAGCTCAGCACCGGAACTGAGCTGCatgcttttaatgttttcaaaacacttttatattttaatcgTCAAAAGAAATGTTACCAAAGAGGTTGCAGCTTGGTgtgttgttatttaaaataataatcatgtgCTGAACGAGCAGAGTGTGAACTTGTTATTCATGTGTCTGTGCACCTTTGTGTTAACATGGAGATAATGAGCCTTAGAACAACAGTGAATCTCTGGAGCGCTGACATCAGATCAGCAGCTTGTTGCTAAGTCTCTTTCCACTGAATCCTCTGACCACATCtcatgctaatgctaacagaAAGGCTCAGATCAACACAAAGACATGTGCTAACTATGTGGGACTGCATCATTCTGTCTGTTCATCACTAACATCATGGAAATGTTCAATGTTTGATCTCACATCAGAAACATGAAGtcaatttgtgtctgtgttggtttcaGGTGCAGTCAGAGACAACAGAAGCAGAACTGAAGCTGAACAACGCCACCAACAGGCTGCAGAGGCTGGAGCAGGGCGTCACATTACTAATACACAAAGCTGTGAACGTCACTATGAGCTCTGAACAGACCAATCAGGATGCAGAAAGCATCACAAAGAtagcagaggaggtgaagaaggtaTGTCCACTGGTTAGATGGTTTAGAGAAGGACACTCTCACATCTCCAGATTATTTTCAATTtcctttgttgtctttgtttctaTTGAAAAATTCTCTTGGAGCCTGAAGTTAATCAATGTCcctgaacctgtgtgtgtttaggacCTGGAGTCCGACCTGAAGGATAAGTACGCCACAGTGGGGCAGCTGATCGATAACAAGGCAGGGGGTGTGGCTAATGCCAAGAAGAGGGCGGTGTCACTGCAACAGGAAGCCAAACAGTTGTTGTTGCAGGCCAGCgacaagctgcagctgctgaaagGTGACATCACTCTGACATCACACCACACTAACATGTGACCAGAAATGATCTTAATCTCTGCAGAAACAAAGTGCGTTCGCAAAATCTCCCCCGGATTCATGACACATGCGCAGCAGCCGACTGGCCGTCATGCGTGTTTTGATAAATCAGAATCATTCTAAATCGACAGGCGTGTCCCCTCACTGTAATTAGCACCGTGCCACGCCTCTATTTCCCCTTAtaaggacgtgtgtgtgtgtgtgtgtgtgtgtgtgtgtgtgtgtgtgtgtgtgtgtgtgtgtgtgtgtgtgtgtgtgtgtgtgtgtgtgtgtgtgtgtgtgtgtgtgtgtgtgatttaggGAACACAGGTTTATGTACTGTACTTAAGTGGAGACACTTCAGGTGAATACAGTCAATTAGTTCAATAAACAATTTAACAAAAGACCAAACTGGTAAATTTCAATATGAACATTCTTATATACTATTGTAAACTGTTATAGTTGAAGATTTTAATTATGACAATAAATCATGAGGATGAAAGGGcttatttcatgtttatttaagaCTTTAAATAGAGTTTTAATATATTATTCATTTAGTTAAAAGGGTCTGTTTACATTTCCCATGACAGCCAGTCATCATCATTTATGCGCACTATGGTCTGAGGAAAATCtaaatgtgtttgtatctgCCAACAAATTTAGGGAAGAACATTAATTAATGAATTCCAGATTTCTGAAAGGTTCTTACGCACAGTTTAAGCACAGATTTTTACGAATGCACTGTTAGTGAATGAGGCCCAGCGTCATGATTAAACTATTTGTATTATCTTAACCCCACAGACTGCTGAGTGATTCAATTAGACCAATTTGGCATGCAAGTTATGATTTGTAGCTTATCTTGGAGATTACCAGGAAATACAGAGTTGTGAAGGAAATGTGATAACCCGTAGCTGGAACTCCACTCAGCCTGAGGAATCTGTGTGGCAAACCAGGGGAGCGATCTATTTTATGGCaacaattcaattaaaaaaactggATTTGATCTCGAATTGCAATTCTCAGAAATCAATAGGAAAAAAATGTTAGAGTCAGATTCAGAACCGATCTTCTACCTCCGTCAAATGTTGGGTTCTAGATGTTGTGCCCGACCTTAATACGGCAGGTTGAGTTTCAGTGATTGCTTCACTCTGCAGGgataacctaaccctaaccctatctctgaccctaaccctaactctgaccctaaccctaactctgaccctaaccctaactcctACAGAGATGCAGTGTTTGAAGTCGCTTTGAACTGTTTCAGATCTGGAGAAGTCATACAACGAAAACCAACAGACTCTGGAGGTGAAGGCTGAGCTGCTGGTGGAAATGGAGGCTGCTGTTAAAGAGCTGCTTCAAGAGATCAGCCACAAGGTCACCGTCTACAGTACCTGTCTGTTctagggtcaaaggtcaagttgaGAGTCCATCTGAGCTGAATTAAAGCAATATGATAACTATTTTAAACCTGCTTGAGATGTGGATCACACAGACCAAACATTTCAGAGAtaagaaataacaaacatttaGCCGTTTTCTATTGAATTcattagaataaataaattaggaagataaatttaattgaatttgaatttcaGGTCATTTACAAAATCAAAAATTCATCAAACTGAATAAATGTTATCTGTTCAATTTCCTTGTGGATGTAATAAAGTTGATTTAACCAAAAGCCCAGTTTCAGTTTACTCATTTTGTATACAATTTTTGAAATTGGTAATGATTCAATGTTTTGGAATTTTCTTTATtccaaaacaataaagaaaatggggggggggggggggcttaaggGGCTTATAATGGCCATTGATTCTCTTGCCATAGCTGGTATAACCACAGGTCAAGTTGATCACCATATTGCATTATATGATGACCTTATTATTTTTCACAGTCACCTGGAGAAATCCATACTAGCAGTAATTCAAAATGCTGGTGACTTTTCAGGCTTCAAAGAAAATGACTCCAaatctaaactaaactaaactccAAAGAGAGAGATCATCTGTCTTTCAGTTTAATGTTGATAATCAGTTTACATATTAGGGCATCAACATTCTACCAAATATAGATGTGATCAAATCTAATTTTGATTCTACTATAGAATGACGAGTTTGATTAATAGATGGAGATAGATTGTGTGATGTTAGGGTTAGGCCCTGGGGTAATCTTAGCAGAGTCCCTGATTGGTTGTGAGGTGGATGACTGAAGTGGTGATTAACCAATGGGTGACTGTTATGACGCGTCTTTCAGTGCGTGTTGATGCTTTGCTGCTGGAAACGACAGATCAGTGTGAAGACGAGTTTCTGAAGAAGCTCCGCCCTCATTTTACTGATCTCAAGAACCTCGTCGTGGTTCACCTTCTCCTCCCGACTGTAGTCCAGAGACACCTGCAGGACAGCACAGGTACGACATGTcatcacacagagacatacagtAAGCGTTTTGAgaaagctgggggggggggggggcagggtgtgaacatgtcttcttctaggTTCTCAGATAAACTACAACAGGAGCAGAACAATATTAACAAGATCCCCTCAAATCtatcttcaaagtaaaagcacaatgtttgtttgttgctgccatgttttttatgtataaattacttatatatataatattgagCTGAATTTCagggcttttattctgaaatgggagcttgggtctgaagattgtcaGTTGTTTAACAGACGCTGAAACAGCCGACATGTGTGATACAAGAGAACACATACATTACCAatttataatataacataatataacatgatataatataaactgACCTTGTTGGTGATAAGCGACAGACCAAGAACTCTGAGTCCACAGTGTTTAGCTACGGTCACTTCGGGAACTGTACTCATTCCTGAAGAATAAATGAAGATCATGTTATTTTACCTTCTCTTTAACTTTGTTCTCACGGAAGTATTTGTATACGGGACATCTTATAAGGacaaactgcatttaaatgaaatgatccaAACTTtaatgatcaatcaatcaatcaaattttatttgtatagcccatattcaaaaatcacactttgtctcatagggctttaacatggtgtagTATAATATGGTATAGAGCTAGAACTAGAAAAATATATTACTCTCATTTGTCCGACCGAATGTGTGTGGCTTTCAATCGGTGTCTGATGACATAGGAACAATTTAATATCTGTGatgggagattttatatttagttaagttTCATGCAAGGAATGACAGTTATAGATGGAAATATTTttctgatgtgttcctgtgtgtttaagactgaaaacatgtgggggTCAGCTTGGCAGACTCAGATGTGAATTCATTGgagattcctctgtgcctctgttgagacaaaaggttttcacacCTAGAGTCTTTTATGGGTCATCCAGCAGAGACGGGGGTTCACTGAGTCTAAGCAGAGCCTGATGTAAATGAGTAGTGAGACTTCGAAGGGGTCCTCATTCAGATGACCAaatctaaagcctgaaacatgcttctgcgttttcacgggcccgtaagcgcaagagcccttccgggtcccttacgtgcttatgtatccctccttacgtgctgacgggtgtcgacccccttttctaaaatttacggcaaagctccgcaagctcactcagcccgcaaggctgtgattggtctgcgctacatcccttctggagctgcatttccggtttcatgccccataataccggcagaaatcacggaagatttagaagaacgaatatggaccaaatagaagagcacttggcagaagatatccgatagtatgatcacttgtataacctgtcactgactggcggatttgtccgccagaaaaaggctacgaggagccgcagtggctatgtaaataaacaatcgacgaagaagaaagaaggcgtctctaaggtcgtctcgacaaaaagcattactccgcctagtgttctggcgcggaattgctttgtaagacgcgcaacggttggggaagcatgaatgaaaacgagtcttgcgccacagcggcgtgaaaagacgcagacgcagtcgcagaagcatgtttcaggcttaagcctCAAGACCTCTGATGTTCCTAAAGTATCATGAAGCCTGAACCACCTCTTGAACCCAATGGACATTTGTTTGTACTGAAAACTGAATATAATACTGTCTGAACAAAAGACCTGTTGTGTTGCCTTTTTAGTAAATGAAAGAACAAGAAGTGTTGTTAAATGGTTTGAGTCATCAACCGTACGCTCTCAACCAATCAGTGAGCCCTGTCTCTTACCCACAGAGTCACAGCCCAGGACCAGCAGCATCCTGGCCTCTGCGATGGTTTCAAAGTTGGGTCCGCTCACCATGCAGTAAACTCCCTCTCTGATGAAGTCCCGGCAGCCGAGCTCAGAGCTCACGTCCAACGCCAGACGCCTCAGATCCTTACTGTACGCGTCCGACATGCACGGAAACCTGATCCCAAAACTACAGACAGTGTGAAagacaggtcaacagacagGTTAAAGGGACAGGTTACTGAAAAATGAacattccctcattatctactcaccactgtgacgggggggggggggtgaaaggtggagtttcaggggtaaacagcgttagAGCAGAACACAAGACAACTGACCTAACGGCTGACTGGTTCCTCAGATACAGTTtaacacaaccacagaaaaaacacaagcctccatcctgctctcgactgtgatgtcatcaactGTTTACCCCAGAAAGTCCAGAAGTGTTTTCTGGCTCCACCACGGAGGTGAGTAGATAAGCTACTGTCTCAGGTCGGGGGGGGCTCACCGCTCATCGTTCGGTCCACACAGCGGATGTTGTCCAGCGAATCCCGGCAGGTTGATGTGGTCTTTGATGATCATGATGTCACCAACTTTAAAGTCTGGACAGATTCCACCTGATGCGTTCGTCACCAACACTGACTCCACCCCCATTAACTTGAAGATCCTCACAGGAAAAGTCACCTGagacaggtacagagacacagacaggtaggtacagacagacaggtacagagacacagacaggtaggtacagacagacaggtacagagagacaggtacagagacacagacagacaggtacagagacacagacaggtaggtacagacagacaggtacagagagacaggtacagagacacagacaggtacagagacacagacaggtaggtacagacagacaggtacagagacacagacaggtaggtacagacagacaggtacagagacacagacaggtaggtacagacagacaggtacagacagacaggtacagagacacagacaggtaggtacagacagacaggtacagagacacaaacaggtacagagacacagacaggtaggtacagagacagacatgtacagagacagacaggtacagagacacagacaggtacagagacacagacaggtaggtacagacacagacaggtacagagacacagacaggtaggtacagacacagacaggtacagagacacagacaggtaggtacagacagacaggtacagagacacagacaggtaggtacagagagacaggtacagagacacagacaggtacagagacacagacaggtaggtacagacagacaggtacagagacacagacagacaggtacaaagagaaagagaaagacaggtacagagacacagacaggtaggTACAGATAGACAGGTACAGAGACTCAGACAGGTAGgtacaaagagaaagacaggtacagagacacagacaggtaggtacaaagagaaagacaggtacagagacacagacagacaggtacagacatagacaggtacagagacacagacagacaggtacaaagagaaagacaggtaCAGAGACTGGTGGAGAACTGGCTGCTGGGGAAGATGCTCCGAGATGGTGTCGGCTCAACGTTTTATCATCAGCGACGATCACATTACCATATGGAAAGATACATAATTGATAACATTCCAGGCTACATAGCATTGTTGAAAGAATTGACACTCAATGGGATTGTAGCTGATCTTTGAATCTTACAATAACATTTGGATCAAAGATGAAACCACTTGGGTCCATTTATATATGACCTCATGTTTAATGTTAATATGTGAATATGTAGGAATAACATACAGGAATCAGAAATAACAAtatgttagctagctagctactGAGACATCAGCATCTGTAACGATTTTTTAATGAttgttttgaaataatttaTGCTGAACTCAGACAATACAAAGGTTATTGTAATTTTAAATCCTTATAAATGGAAAAGATACTTGCATATGTGGGTCTCTTGAGTCACTTGGGCAGCCATCTGTCCAGTCGCAATGCATTCAGAGAAAATGTCCGAGTCCTCGTGTGGGtctcaaaaatctctgtttgaACCCCTAACACTtgcccctccccctccatctcAACCAGAATCAGGAATGAGatcaggacccccccccccccccccccccccaacaaagaacaatgttttttgttgtcttgtgtAGTTGTTTTTCATCGCCCATTGGTCGGTGTTGTGTTGTTCGTTGGAGGCAGATGATTGTGTAGCTGAGATGATGTCATTGATACTAAGAGTCTGTGAATGAACGTTTGGTTGTAGATAGTTTGAAGTCGGTGGGTTGCCGGGTAACCAGGTGTTCTTACCTAATTCTCATTAGCTGGTTTAAATCAGACGTTCAACCATTTTTAAATCAGAGTCGCGCTGATGATTAAAATATAGACTAAAAATAACAGCACTCTCTCATCTGTGTAAAAATAGAGTTTGAAAGATTTCTTACAGACGTTCATTGTGAAAAGGAAACAGTTTGTGAAATCAAACACTGATGATCCATGaaaactgtgatgtcactgattAGGACTCACCTGACAGAGCGTGTAACCTTCGTACAGGTGGAAGTGACCTTGCATGAAAACACAGGGCGTGTCCTCGATCGTCCCGAACACCAGGCAGCCCTCGTGACCCGcgactgagacacagacacgTTCAGATCAGCTGAAtcgtttcatttaaattcaaattccTCAGGGTTCCCATCGGTCACAGATCTTCATGCTGTTTGCAAATTGTTTTTGCgcagcatttatttttatattgatcTTTACAAACAATCTATAGCCACATCCCATCACCATTAGTGGGTTGGGCCACTTGTGTGCAGCCTTGTGGGCGTGTCTCTCACCTGTGCTCACGGGGAAGTTGGGGATGTCCTGGTACCTGAAGGTCTGTTTGTTGGCGGCTCCTTCAGCCAGGAGGCCCAGGCCCGAGCTGCAGATCACCGCCACCTTGGGACGGAGACTTGTGTGGTTCAGGAGCCACTCGGTGGTCAGCTTGTAATCCTcgaaggagcagcagctgtaAAATACCTTCTCGGTCAAACACCATCTTATTATTCACACaacctattattattatcaatattattgtcatattcattattattactagctcatatttgattaaaatatgACTCCTTCAGCTGTTTCAGGTCGAAGGTCTACAACACTCATCAATTAAAGTTGACATAACAATGATAAAGGACCACATCGTGGATCAAGCTGAGGGATTGTGGATTATGTTGCCATCTGATTGTTGTGGTGGATCCTGATGTTGGACTATGATCACAACAAGACTTGTTGATACACAACACGTCTCCTCACATCTTCTACCATCAGGAACTCCTCatttcatctgctccttcatctccatcagacgtgatatataaacactttaaacattacaaactggttcttgtcatgtagtgaatcctgttgttgtgttgttgtgttgttgtgttcagttccatcagcatgtgtgtgtcctgggagaggatcctcacatgggacCTAGCTTCATCACTGATCTctaagtttctgtttgactcgtgttgagttaagaacagaggaagttGATCCTTTTAACATCTgagagacaaactgggaatatgagacATATAACATGTgaatgattgattaattgattgataataataacaataaatgagATAATCCAGACAGAAAAGTGCTGATACTGATTTGTGCAGAGTTACGAGCAAGTGAACTCTTAAAAACCTGTTGTTctgtgtttaaatgaaaaatgattgaCAGAGTTAACCTCTCACATACATTAAACACAAACTGACTTGAGAACAGATATAAACtaagaaactgtaaaaaacTGAAGCTCAtgtaaaaaaatctttattgttGAACAGACAAAGTTCAGTAACTGATGAAACATTCGAGCTGAGACATTTTAAagttaataatatttttttcactAACAGTTCAAAGAGTTCCGTGTTATTTGTAAAGTTCTTATTACGGTTTCTAAATGAGTAAATCTCTGGTTTTGTTTAATCCCACAAAAAGGTATTTTAAcataacattattttattatcctgtcatttttctatttcagtttctttatatttgttatatgttatatgttgaaACTCTTGTATAAGTTATTTTCATGACATTCTTGTTCTTCAGTATTTTGAGGATTTATTTGAACTCGATGTTTGTCACTGACCTCAGATCTGAAGCAGCTGTTGACGAGTGAGAAGACGATGAGCAGATGAAACAGTCGAGTACGGCGCCATCGCTCAGttcactgaggaaacacaaacatcacatgaaaaaacaaaggtttcataattttaatttttctcaTCAGTCAGTGGATATTTGC encodes the following:
- the pnp4b gene encoding purine nucleoside phosphorylase 4b isoform X4 — its product is MHNKGNSCELSDGAVLDCFICSSSSHSSTAASDLSCCSFEDYKLTTEWLLNHTSLRPKVAVICSSGLGLLAEGAANKQTFRYQDIPNFPVSTVAGHEGCLVFGTIEDTPCVFMQGHFHLYEGYTLCQVTFPVRIFKLMGVESVLVTNASGGICPDFKVGDIMIIKDHINLPGFAGQHPLCGPNDERFGIRFPCMSDAYSKDLRRLALDVSSELGCRDFIREGVYCMVSGPNFETIAEARMLLVLGCDSVGMSTVPEVTVAKHCGLRVLGLSLITNKVSLDYSREEKVNHDEVLEISKMRAELLQKLVFTLICRFQQQSINTH
- the pnp4b gene encoding purine nucleoside phosphorylase 4b isoform X1, which codes for MLCSLECYQLCIFPYGNVIVADDKTLSRHHLGASSPAASSPPVSVPVFLFVPVCLCLCTCLCLYLSVCVSVPVFLFVPTCLCLCTCLSLCTYLSESLYLSICTYLSVSLYLSFSFSLYLSVCVSVPVCLYLPVCVSVPVCVSVPVSLYLPVCVSVPVCLYLPVCVSVPVCVCTYLSVSLYLSVSVPTCLCLCTCLCLCTCLSLYMSVSVPTCLCLCTCLCLCTCLSVPTCLCLCTCLSVPVCLYLPVCVSVPVCLYLPVCVSVPVCLYLPVCVSVPVCVSVPVSLYLSVCTYLSVSLYLSVCVSVPVSLYLSVCTYLSVSLYLSVCTYLSVSLYLSQVTFPVRIFKLMGVESVLVTNASGGICPDFKVGDIMIIKDHINLPGFAGQHPLCGPNDERFGIRFPCMSDAYSKDLRRLALDVSSELGCRDFIREGVYCMVSGPNFETIAEARMLLVLGCDSVGMSTVPEVTVAKHCGLRVLGLSLITNKVSLDYSREEKVNHDEVLEISKMRAELLQKLVFTLICRFQQQSINTH
- the pnp4b gene encoding purine nucleoside phosphorylase 4b isoform X5, whose amino-acid sequence is MLCSLECYQLCIFPYGNVIVADDKTLSRHHLGASSPAASSPPVSVPVFLFVPVCLCLCTCLCLYLSVCVSVPVFLFLFVPVCLCLCTCLSVPTCLCLCTCLCLCTCLSVPTCLCLCTCLCLYLPVCVSVPVCVCTYLSVSLYLSVSLYLSVSVHVCLCTYLSVSLYLFVSLYLSVCTYLSVSLYLSVCTCLSVPTCLCLCTCLSVPTCLCLCTCLSVPTCLCLCTCLCLCTCLSVPVCLYLPVCVSVPVCLCLCTCLSVPVCLYLPVCVSVPVCLYLPVCVSVPVSGDFSCEDLQVNGGGVSVGDERIRWNLSRL
- the pnp4b gene encoding purine nucleoside phosphorylase 4b isoform X2, which codes for MLCSLECYQLCIFPYGNVIVADDKTLSRHHLGASSPAASSPPVSVPVFLFVPVCLCLCTCLCLYLSVCVSVPVFLFLFVPVCLCLCTCLSVPTCLCLCTCLCLCTCLSVPTCLCLCTCLSVPTCLCLCTCLCLYLPVCVSVPVCVCTYLSVSLYLSVSLYLSVSVHVCLCTYLSVSLYLFVSLYLSVCTYLSVSLYLSVCTCLSVPTCLCLCTCLSVPTCLCLCTCLSVPTCLCLCTCLCLCTCLSVPVCLYLPVCVSVPVCLCLCTCLSVPVCLYLPVCVSVPVCLYLPVCVSVPVSGDFSCEDLQVNGGGVSVGDERIRWNLSRL
- the pnp4b gene encoding purine nucleoside phosphorylase 4b isoform X3 produces the protein MLCSLECYQLCIFPYGNVIVADDKTLSRHHLGASSPAASSPPVSVPVFLFVPVCLCLCTCLCLYLSVCVSVPVFLFVPTCLSLCTCLSVPTCLCLCTCLSLSLCTCLSVSLYLSVCTYLSVSLYLSVSLYLSLCTYLSVSLYLSVCTYLSVSLYLSVSVPTCLCLCTCLCLYLPVCVSVPVCVSVPVCLCTCLSLYLPVCVSVPVCVSVPVCLYLPVCVSVPVCLYLSVCTYLSVSLYLSVCTYLSVSLYLSVCTYLSVSLYLSVSLYLSLCTCLSVPTCLCLCTCLSVSLYLSLCTCLSVPTCLCLCTCLSVPTCLCLCTCLR
- the pnp4b gene encoding purine nucleoside phosphorylase 4b isoform X6, translated to MLCSLECYQLCIFPYGNVIVADDKTLSRHHLGASSPAASSPPVSVPVFLFVPVCLCLCTCLCLYLSVCVSVPVFLFVPTCLSLCTCLSVPTCLCLCTCLSLSLCTCLSVSLYLSVCTYLSVSLYLSVSLYLSVCTYLSVSLYLSVSVPTCLCLCTCLCLYLPVCVSVPVCVSVPVCLCTCLSLYLPVCVSVPVCVSVPVCLYLPVCVSVPVCLYLSVCTYLSVSLYLSVCTYLSVSLYLSVCTYLSVSLYLSVSLYLSLCTCLSVPTCLCLCTCLSVSLYLSLCTCLSVPTCLCLCTCLSVPTCLCLCTCLR